One window of Papaver somniferum cultivar HN1 chromosome 9, ASM357369v1, whole genome shotgun sequence genomic DNA carries:
- the LOC113310246 gene encoding folylpolyglutamate synthase-like isoform X2 — MRSWGSKEFGLGLKRSPLRLIEEMGSGGVLRANSNELPLSSSYESAMEALSSLITRQKRGEKSNINGKYEKMERMQMYLKILGLEDQIAGLKIIHVAGTKGKGSTCSFCEAILRESGFRTGLFTSPHLIDVRERFRVDGLDISEENFLQYFWDCWHQLKENLSEDLPMPPLFQFLTVLAFKIFVSEKVDVAIIEVGLGGRKDSTNVIKEPVVCGISSLGMDHIESLGDTLGKIASHKAGIFKPETPAFTVDQLPEAMDVLREKASELMVPLEVVPPLEPQTLGGLKLSLSGDHQYANAALAVALCKCWLLKTVNAKDVLTNEKVEAKLPEPFLRGLATARLGGRAQTVYDSSSASNSSEMKENAMGDLIFYLDGAHSPESMEVCAKWFSNAVIENRNSSIKHDVENLESSSKISKQVLLFNCMEVRDPQVLLPRLITTCASSGVHFSKALFVPSMSAYNKVTSASSISSDIYSKDLKWQYMLQRMWERILHGNEAVNDDNSKLENLETLLPPTTFLCGSPTATTSKCNGEKQFTSSCVMPSLPSTIKWLRDCVRENPSLRVQVLVTGSLHLVGDVLKLLKR; from the exons ATGAGGAGTTGGGGCTCAAAGGAATTTG gttTGGGATTGAAAAGGTCGCCACTTCGTTTGATCGAGGAAATGGGAAGTGGTGGGGTTCTTCGAGCAAACTCAAATGAGTtacctctttcttcttcataTGAGTCTGCTATGGAAGCACTTTCCTCTCTCATTACTCGTCAGAAACGCGGAGAGAAATCAAACATTAATGGTAAATATGAAAAAATGGAGAGGATGCAAATGTATTTAAAG ATATTGGGTTTGGAGGATCAGATAGCTGGTCTCAAAATTATCCATGTTGCTGGAACAAAAGGAAAG GGTTCAACTTGCTCATTCTGCGAAGCCATTTTACGGGAAAGTGGTTTTCGAACTGGACTTTTCACCTCTCCTCACTTAATTGATGTGAGAGAAAGATTTCGTGTAGATGG GTTGGATATTTCAGaagaaaatttcctacaatacTTTTGGGACTGTTGGCACCAATTGAAG GAAAATCTTTCAGAGGACTTGCCGATGCCCCCGCTTTTCCAATTCCTAACTGTATTAGCTTTTAAGATATTTGTATCTGAAAAG GTTGACGTTGCAATCATTGAAGTTGGTCTTGGGGGAAGGAAGGATTCAACGAATGTG ATAAAAGAACCCGTTGTCTGTGGTATTTCTTCGCTAGGGATGGATCATATTGAGTCACTGG GAGATACGCTTGGGAAAATTGCGTCACATAAGGCAGGAATTTTTAAG CCTGAAACACCCGCATTCACCGTAGATCAACTTCCCGAAGCCATGGATGTTCTTCGGGAGAAAGCTTCTGAATTGATG GTCCCTTTGGAAGTAGTTCCACCTCTGGAGCCACAAACTTTGGGAGGACTGAAGCTCAGCTTATCTGGTGATCACCAGTACGCAAATGCCGCTCTTGCTGTTGCTCTTTGTAAATGCTGGCTTCTGAAAACAGTGAATGCGAAAGACGTGTTAACAAAT GAAAAAGTAGAGGCAAAGTTACCGGAGCCTTTTCTTAGAGGTCTTGCAACTGCACGCCTCGGTGGACGGGCACAGACTGTCTATGACAGTTCATCCGCTTCCAACTCGTCAGAAATGAAAGAAAATGCTATGGGGGACCTGATCTTCTACTTGGATGGAGCTCACAGTCCAGAGAGTATGGAGGTCTGTGCAAAATGGTTCTCCAATGCTGTAATAGAGAATAGAAATTCTTCAATTAAGCATGACGTAGAAAATCTCGAGAGTTCCAGCAAAATCTCGAAGCAG GTCCTTCTATTCAACTGCATGGAGGTGAGAGACCCTCAGGTTCTTCTTCCTAGGCTCATCACCACTTGTGCATCTTCAG GTGTTCATTTCTCAAAAGCCCTTTTTGTTCCAAGTATGTCAGCGTATAATAAGGTCACCTCGGCCTCAAGTATATCATCAGATATCTATTCCAAGGACTTAAAATGGCAGTACATGTTGCAGAGAATGTGGGAGAGGATTCTCCATGGGAATG AAGCCGTAAATGATGACAACTCAAAGCTTGAAAACTTAGAGACACTGTTGCCACCTACAACTTTCCTTTGTGGAAGTCCAACTGCAACTACTAGTAAATGCAATGGGGAAAAACAATTCACAAGCAGTTG
- the LOC113310246 gene encoding folylpolyglutamate synthase-like isoform X3: MGSGGVLRANSNELPLSSSYESAMEALSSLITRQKRGEKSNINGKYEKMERMQMYLKILGLEDQIAGLKIIHVAGTKGKGSTCSFCEAILRESGFRTGLFTSPHLIDVRERFRVDGLDISEENFLQYFWDCWHQLKENLSEDLPMPPLFQFLTVLAFKIFVSEKVDVAIIEVGLGGRKDSTNVIKEPVVCGISSLGMDHIESLGDTLGKIASHKAGIFKPETPAFTVDQLPEAMDVLREKASELMVPLEVVPPLEPQTLGGLKLSLSGDHQYANAALAVALCKCWLLKTVNAKDVLTNEKVEAKLPEPFLRGLATARLGGRAQTVYDSSSASNSSEMKENAMGDLIFYLDGAHSPESMEVCAKWFSNAVIENRNSSIKHDVENLESSSKISKQVLLFNCMEVRDPQVLLPRLITTCASSGVHFSKALFVPSMSAYNKVTSASSISSDIYSKDLKWQYMLQRMWERILHGNEAVNDDNSKLENLETLLPPTTFLCGSPTATTSKCNGEKQFTSSCVMPSLPSTIKWLRDCVRENPSLRVQVLVTGSLHLVGDVLKLLKR, from the exons ATGGGAAGTGGTGGGGTTCTTCGAGCAAACTCAAATGAGTtacctctttcttcttcataTGAGTCTGCTATGGAAGCACTTTCCTCTCTCATTACTCGTCAGAAACGCGGAGAGAAATCAAACATTAATGGTAAATATGAAAAAATGGAGAGGATGCAAATGTATTTAAAG ATATTGGGTTTGGAGGATCAGATAGCTGGTCTCAAAATTATCCATGTTGCTGGAACAAAAGGAAAG GGTTCAACTTGCTCATTCTGCGAAGCCATTTTACGGGAAAGTGGTTTTCGAACTGGACTTTTCACCTCTCCTCACTTAATTGATGTGAGAGAAAGATTTCGTGTAGATGG GTTGGATATTTCAGaagaaaatttcctacaatacTTTTGGGACTGTTGGCACCAATTGAAG GAAAATCTTTCAGAGGACTTGCCGATGCCCCCGCTTTTCCAATTCCTAACTGTATTAGCTTTTAAGATATTTGTATCTGAAAAG GTTGACGTTGCAATCATTGAAGTTGGTCTTGGGGGAAGGAAGGATTCAACGAATGTG ATAAAAGAACCCGTTGTCTGTGGTATTTCTTCGCTAGGGATGGATCATATTGAGTCACTGG GAGATACGCTTGGGAAAATTGCGTCACATAAGGCAGGAATTTTTAAG CCTGAAACACCCGCATTCACCGTAGATCAACTTCCCGAAGCCATGGATGTTCTTCGGGAGAAAGCTTCTGAATTGATG GTCCCTTTGGAAGTAGTTCCACCTCTGGAGCCACAAACTTTGGGAGGACTGAAGCTCAGCTTATCTGGTGATCACCAGTACGCAAATGCCGCTCTTGCTGTTGCTCTTTGTAAATGCTGGCTTCTGAAAACAGTGAATGCGAAAGACGTGTTAACAAAT GAAAAAGTAGAGGCAAAGTTACCGGAGCCTTTTCTTAGAGGTCTTGCAACTGCACGCCTCGGTGGACGGGCACAGACTGTCTATGACAGTTCATCCGCTTCCAACTCGTCAGAAATGAAAGAAAATGCTATGGGGGACCTGATCTTCTACTTGGATGGAGCTCACAGTCCAGAGAGTATGGAGGTCTGTGCAAAATGGTTCTCCAATGCTGTAATAGAGAATAGAAATTCTTCAATTAAGCATGACGTAGAAAATCTCGAGAGTTCCAGCAAAATCTCGAAGCAG GTCCTTCTATTCAACTGCATGGAGGTGAGAGACCCTCAGGTTCTTCTTCCTAGGCTCATCACCACTTGTGCATCTTCAG GTGTTCATTTCTCAAAAGCCCTTTTTGTTCCAAGTATGTCAGCGTATAATAAGGTCACCTCGGCCTCAAGTATATCATCAGATATCTATTCCAAGGACTTAAAATGGCAGTACATGTTGCAGAGAATGTGGGAGAGGATTCTCCATGGGAATG AAGCCGTAAATGATGACAACTCAAAGCTTGAAAACTTAGAGACACTGTTGCCACCTACAACTTTCCTTTGTGGAAGTCCAACTGCAACTACTAGTAAATGCAATGGGGAAAAACAATTCACAAGCAGTTG
- the LOC113310246 gene encoding folylpolyglutamate synthase-like isoform X1, translating into MLVNANTSLRHVSGAIPSFFKKNRHQFCFQKYQKVSCLPAHLDLHEHVERSLGLKRSPLRLIEEMGSGGVLRANSNELPLSSSYESAMEALSSLITRQKRGEKSNINGKYEKMERMQMYLKILGLEDQIAGLKIIHVAGTKGKGSTCSFCEAILRESGFRTGLFTSPHLIDVRERFRVDGLDISEENFLQYFWDCWHQLKENLSEDLPMPPLFQFLTVLAFKIFVSEKVDVAIIEVGLGGRKDSTNVIKEPVVCGISSLGMDHIESLGDTLGKIASHKAGIFKPETPAFTVDQLPEAMDVLREKASELMVPLEVVPPLEPQTLGGLKLSLSGDHQYANAALAVALCKCWLLKTVNAKDVLTNEKVEAKLPEPFLRGLATARLGGRAQTVYDSSSASNSSEMKENAMGDLIFYLDGAHSPESMEVCAKWFSNAVIENRNSSIKHDVENLESSSKISKQVLLFNCMEVRDPQVLLPRLITTCASSGVHFSKALFVPSMSAYNKVTSASSISSDIYSKDLKWQYMLQRMWERILHGNEAVNDDNSKLENLETLLPPTTFLCGSPTATTSKCNGEKQFTSSCVMPSLPSTIKWLRDCVRENPSLRVQVLVTGSLHLVGDVLKLLKR; encoded by the exons ATGCTTGTCAATGCAAATACTTCTTTGAGGCATGTGAGCGGTGCTATTCCTTCGTTCTTTAAGAAAAACCGACACCAGTTCTGCTTCCAAAAGTATCAGAAAGTTTCTTGTTTGCCTGCTCACCTGGACTTGCATGAGCACGTTGAGCGGA gttTGGGATTGAAAAGGTCGCCACTTCGTTTGATCGAGGAAATGGGAAGTGGTGGGGTTCTTCGAGCAAACTCAAATGAGTtacctctttcttcttcataTGAGTCTGCTATGGAAGCACTTTCCTCTCTCATTACTCGTCAGAAACGCGGAGAGAAATCAAACATTAATGGTAAATATGAAAAAATGGAGAGGATGCAAATGTATTTAAAG ATATTGGGTTTGGAGGATCAGATAGCTGGTCTCAAAATTATCCATGTTGCTGGAACAAAAGGAAAG GGTTCAACTTGCTCATTCTGCGAAGCCATTTTACGGGAAAGTGGTTTTCGAACTGGACTTTTCACCTCTCCTCACTTAATTGATGTGAGAGAAAGATTTCGTGTAGATGG GTTGGATATTTCAGaagaaaatttcctacaatacTTTTGGGACTGTTGGCACCAATTGAAG GAAAATCTTTCAGAGGACTTGCCGATGCCCCCGCTTTTCCAATTCCTAACTGTATTAGCTTTTAAGATATTTGTATCTGAAAAG GTTGACGTTGCAATCATTGAAGTTGGTCTTGGGGGAAGGAAGGATTCAACGAATGTG ATAAAAGAACCCGTTGTCTGTGGTATTTCTTCGCTAGGGATGGATCATATTGAGTCACTGG GAGATACGCTTGGGAAAATTGCGTCACATAAGGCAGGAATTTTTAAG CCTGAAACACCCGCATTCACCGTAGATCAACTTCCCGAAGCCATGGATGTTCTTCGGGAGAAAGCTTCTGAATTGATG GTCCCTTTGGAAGTAGTTCCACCTCTGGAGCCACAAACTTTGGGAGGACTGAAGCTCAGCTTATCTGGTGATCACCAGTACGCAAATGCCGCTCTTGCTGTTGCTCTTTGTAAATGCTGGCTTCTGAAAACAGTGAATGCGAAAGACGTGTTAACAAAT GAAAAAGTAGAGGCAAAGTTACCGGAGCCTTTTCTTAGAGGTCTTGCAACTGCACGCCTCGGTGGACGGGCACAGACTGTCTATGACAGTTCATCCGCTTCCAACTCGTCAGAAATGAAAGAAAATGCTATGGGGGACCTGATCTTCTACTTGGATGGAGCTCACAGTCCAGAGAGTATGGAGGTCTGTGCAAAATGGTTCTCCAATGCTGTAATAGAGAATAGAAATTCTTCAATTAAGCATGACGTAGAAAATCTCGAGAGTTCCAGCAAAATCTCGAAGCAG GTCCTTCTATTCAACTGCATGGAGGTGAGAGACCCTCAGGTTCTTCTTCCTAGGCTCATCACCACTTGTGCATCTTCAG GTGTTCATTTCTCAAAAGCCCTTTTTGTTCCAAGTATGTCAGCGTATAATAAGGTCACCTCGGCCTCAAGTATATCATCAGATATCTATTCCAAGGACTTAAAATGGCAGTACATGTTGCAGAGAATGTGGGAGAGGATTCTCCATGGGAATG AAGCCGTAAATGATGACAACTCAAAGCTTGAAAACTTAGAGACACTGTTGCCACCTACAACTTTCCTTTGTGGAAGTCCAACTGCAACTACTAGTAAATGCAATGGGGAAAAACAATTCACAAGCAGTTG